A region of the Mycobacteriales bacterium genome:
ACCCGGGTCGGCGTCTCCGACCGCGGCAAGCGCTACAACACCGAGCTCCTCGAGGCCGTCGAGCTGGGCTTCCTGCTCGACCTCGCCGAGGTCCTCGTGGTCTCCGCCAAGGCCCGTAACGAGTCGCGCGGCGGCCACTTCCGCGAGGACTACCCGCACCGCGACGACGTCAACTTCATGCGCCACACGATGGCGTACCAGGAGGGATCCGAGATCCGCCTGGACTACAAGCCGGTCGTCCAGACCCGCTACATGCCGATGGAGCGCAAGTACTGATGACTGCCGTCACCGACCTCGCTCCGCCGCCCGCCGTGATCGACGGGCACCCGAGGACCATCGTCGTGAAGGTCCGCCGCTTCGACCCCGAGGTCGACCCGGAGGCCAACTGGCAGTCCTTCGAGGTTCCTGTCGAGAAGGGTGACCGCCTGCTCGACGCCCTGCACCACATCAAGTGGTACCAGGACGGCTCGCTGACCTTCCGCCGCTCCTGCGCGCACGGCGTCTGCGGCTCCGACGCGATGCGCATCAACGGCGTCAACCGACTGGCGTGCAAGGTGCTGGTCAAGGACCTGGTCCGCGCCGACGGCGGAGAGGTCCTGGTCGAGCCCATCAAGGGGCTGCCGGTCCTCAAGGACCTCGTCGTCGACATGGAGCCGTTCTTCGAGGCGTTCCGCTCGATCAAGCCCTTCCTCATCGCCGACGACCGCGAGCCCACCCGCGAGCGCCTGCAGAGCGCCGAGGACCGCGCGCGCTTCGACGACACCACCAAGTGCATCATGTGCGCCGCCTGCACCACGTCGTGCCCGGTCTTCTGGAACGACGAGAGCTACTTCGGCCCGCAGGCCATCGTCATGGCCCACCGCTTCATCTTCGACAGCCGCGACACCGGGGCCGACGAGCGGCTGGAGATCCTCAACGAGAAGGAGGGCGTCTGGCGCTGCCGGACGACCTTCAACTGCACCGACGCCTGCCCGCGCGGCATCGAGGTCACCAAGGCGATCCAGGAGGTCAAGCGCGCCTTGATCTTCCGCCGCGTCTGACGGGACACGCCCGCGCCTGCGAACCGGACGAAACACCCTCCGGTAGCCTCGTCGGCACCATGCGGACCCCCCGACGCCTACGGGCGGCCCTGCCTGCTGCCGCGGTCCTGGGCGCGCTGCTGCTGGGCGTGACCCCTGCCGCTGCCGAGACCGCAGACGCGATCGGCGGCCCGCTGATGGCCGCGCAGGGCACCGCGGTCACCCCCGGTGCCCCCGCCTTCCCCACCGGCATCACCGCCCAGGGCTGGCTGGTCGCCGACCTCGACAGCGGCGACGTGCTCGCCGCCCACGACGCCCACGGGCGCTACGCCCCGGCCAGCACCCTCAAGACGCTCACCGCGGTCACGCTCATCCCGCGCATCGACCCGGGCCGCCGGATCGTCCCGACCTTCGACGACGTCAACGTCGAGGGCAGCAAGGTCGGCCTCGTCGACCGGGTGGCCTACCCCGCCACCGAGCTGTTCGAGGCGCTGCTGATGGTGTCGGGCAACGACGCCGCCAACGCCCTCGCGACGGCCGCCGGCGGCTACTCCGTCACGGCCGCACTCATGAACGACGAGGCGCGCCGCCTGCAGGCCCTCGACACCCATGCCGTCAACGCGAGCGGCCTCGACGCCGACGGCCAGCTGACCTCGGCGTACGACCTCGCCCTGATCGCCCGTGAGGGCATGTCGATCCCGGCCTTCGCGCGCTACGTCGCGACCCGGAAGTCCTCGGTGAGCGGCCCCGGCGGCAAGCGCATCGAGACCTACACGAAGAACAAGCTGATCAGGAACTACGACGGCGCGCTCGGCATCAAGAACGGCTACACCGTGAAGGCGCGGGCCAGCTTCGTCGGGGCGGCCGAGCGCGACGGCCGACGGCTCGTCGTCACGCTGCTCAAGGCCGACCCGCGGGTCTGGGCGGAGGCTGCGGCCCTGCTCGACTGGGGCTTCGCGGCGAGCGCCGCGGGGCTGCCACCGGTGGGCGAGCTCGTCGACCCGGTCCTGCCGGAGAAGCCCGCGGACGGCGGCGACCGGGCGCGCGCGACCTTCGCGAGCACCGAGCGACCGACCGCGCCCCCCGACGGGTCGTCCCTGCCGCTCGCAGCGAGCGCCGCGGGTGCGGTCCTGCTGAGCGGCTTGGTCGCGCGTCGCCGCACCCGGCGGCGCTCGCGCAGCCGCTACCGCCTCGACCTGCCGCTCTGATCCCGCGTCATCCCTCACCGTGCAGTACGAAGCCGCACCGCGGGCCGGACGCCTGGGCCAGCCGTCGGTCGAGCGTGGCGAGGTCCGCCCCGAGCAGCTCCGCGACCGCGACGTAGCAGGCGTCGTACGCCGTGACGTTCGCCCGCAGCTCCCATACCCGTGCGGCCGTCGACGGGTAGGGGAACAGGTCTACTCGCAGGGCGAGGAGCTCCTCGTGCGCCAGCGACGCCACGGCGGCGGGCACGTCGCCTGACAGCGCAGCGCGTCGGAGCACGTTGGCAGCCTCGACC
Encoded here:
- a CDS encoding succinate dehydrogenase iron-sulfur subunit, translated to MTAVTDLAPPPAVIDGHPRTIVVKVRRFDPEVDPEANWQSFEVPVEKGDRLLDALHHIKWYQDGSLTFRRSCAHGVCGSDAMRINGVNRLACKVLVKDLVRADGGEVLVEPIKGLPVLKDLVVDMEPFFEAFRSIKPFLIADDREPTRERLQSAEDRARFDDTTKCIMCAACTTSCPVFWNDESYFGPQAIVMAHRFIFDSRDTGADERLEILNEKEGVWRCRTTFNCTDACPRGIEVTKAIQEVKRALIFRRV
- a CDS encoding type II toxin-antitoxin system VapC family toxin; this encodes MTLVVDASVVVAALLDSGPTGAWAEDLLAGGGLAAPHVMQVEAANVLRRAALSGDVPAAVASLAHEELLALRVDLFPYPSTAARVWELRANVTAYDACYVAVAELLGADLATLDRRLAQASGPRCGFVLHGEG